A DNA window from Hevea brasiliensis isolate MT/VB/25A 57/8 chromosome 2, ASM3005281v1, whole genome shotgun sequence contains the following coding sequences:
- the LOC110668336 gene encoding probable protein S-acyltransferase 22 encodes MRKHGWQLPYHPLQVVAVAVFLALGFAFYVFFAPFVGKKIFQYTMMGIYTPLITCVFGLYIWCAAADPADPGVFRSKKYLNIPHDRKHFQQKDSKLGVGGESTSSMHDANVSTVGANSVHKGSEVADATLKDPNTDFENAKSGNSSCLLWALFPCALICNFCSSSDESSSQQMSEDGMFYCSLCEVEVFKYSKHCRVCDKCVDRFDHHCRWLNNCIGKRNYRQFFTLMVSALLLLILQWSTGILVLVCCFLERKRFSVDISSKLGSSFSLVPFIIVVAACTILAMIATLPLAQLFFFHILLIKKGISTYDYIIALREQEQEQQGGVGGQQSPQMSPASSLTGLSSASSFSTFHRGAWCTPPRLFLEDQFDVVPPETGSVSSLGKKTVGEEPNRKKNPAAVKISPWTLARLNAEEVSKAAAEARKKSRILRPLVRREAPFGLEGDSSFGSSGRRMVPRPDNSRRKVNKRVRLPADLPMEPGTKVSGMAAEKIFTETSTSLAPLQLEARSAFQTSRAMSSSVGIVASSPESSLDSPDIHPFRVSSSGAEESRRLTGISIAGAASHGGIPLSRSASDGYEASGGEDSDRVPSRIVQRSTNWSNLLFRPDQDESVLRLKASLSSSSQANNRKL; translated from the exons ATGAGGAAGCATGGATGGCAACTTCCTTATCACCCACTTCAG GTTGTGGCTGTTGCTGTATTTCTTGCATTGGGGTTTGCTTTTTATGTGTTCTTTGCTCCTTTTGTTGGGAAGAAGATATTTCAATATACTATGATGGGAATCTACACTCCTTTG ATTACATGCGTCTTTGGCCTATATATTTGGTGTGCAGCAGCTGATCCTGCAGACCCAGGAGTTTTTAGGTCCAAAAAGTATCTCAACATTCCGCATGATAGAAAGCATTTCCAACAAAAGGATTCTAAACTTGGTGTAGGTGGGGAGTCAACTTCATCAATGCATGATGCAAATGTTTCTACTGTTGGGGCTAACTCTGTACATAAGGGATCAGAGGTTGCAGATGCAACTTTGAAAGACCCTAATACTGATTTTGAGAATGCAAAATCAGGAAATTCATCTTGCCTGCTGTGGGCTTTATTTCCTTGTGCTCTTATCTGCAATTTCTGCAGTTCAAGTGATGAATCTTCATCGCAACAGATGAGTGAAGATGGCATGTTCTATTGCAGTTTGTGTGAAGTTGAG GTTTTCAAGTACAGCAAGCACTGTAGAGTTTGTGACAAATGTGTGGACCGTTTTGATCATCACTGCAGG TGGCTTAACAACTGTATAGGCAAGAGGAATTACAGACAGTTTTTCACCCTAATGGTTTCTGCTCTCCTCTTG CTTATTCTACAATGGTCGACTGGGATCCTAGTACTTGTATGCTGTTTTCTTGAGCGGAAGCGATTCTCTGTGGACATCTCCTCCAAATTAGGAAGCAGTTTCTCTTTGGTCCCATTTATTATTGTTGTG GCGGCGTGCACCATTTTGGCTATGATTGCTACCCTACCTCTTGCTCAGCTTTTCTTCTTTCATATCCTCCTCATTAAGAAA GGAATCAGCACATATGATTACATTATAGCTCTAAGGGAGCAGGAGCAAGAGCAACAAGGAGGAGTTGGAGGCCAGCAGAGTCCCCAGATGTCTCCTGCCAGTTCACTTACTGGATTGAGCAGTGCAAGCTCCTTTTCTACTTTCCACCGGGGTGCATGGTGTACACCACCTCGCCTATTCCTGGAAGATCAG TTTGATGTTGTTCCTCCAGAGACTGGATCTGTCAGTTCTTTAGGAAAAAAGACAGTGGGAGAGGAGCCAAACAGGAAAAAGAACCCAGCAGCAGTAAAGATCAGCCCATGGACATTGGCCCGATTAAATGCGGAAGAGGTTTCGAAAGCTGCAGCAGAGGCAAGAAAAAAATCGCGAATCTTGCGGCCTTTGGTGCGACGGGAAGCCCCTTTTGGGCTGGAAGGAGATAGTAGCTTTGGCAGCAGTGGCCGTCGGATGGTCCCAAGGCCTGACAATAGTAGGAGGAAAGTTAATAAGAGAGTACGCCTGCCAGCTGACCTACCTATGGAGCCCGGAACTAAGGTTTCAGGTATGGCTGCTGAGAAAATTTTCACCGAGACATCCACAAGCTTGGCCCCTCTTCAGCTTGAGGCAAGGAGTGCTTTCCAGACTAGCCGAGCAATGTCAAGCTCAGTAGGGATTGTTGCTTCTTCTCCAGAAAGCAGTTTAGATTCACCAGATATCCACCCATTTCGTGTTTCCTCATCTGGAGCTGAAGAGTCTAGGAGGCTCACAGGTATATCTATTGCAGGTGCTGCTTCTCACGGTGGAATCCCACTATCAAGGTCTGCTAGCGATGGATATGAAGCATCTGGTGGGGAAGATAGTGACAGGGTTCCTTCCAGGATTGTCCAAAGGTCAACTAACTGGAGTAACCTTCTCTTCCGTCCTGATCAGGATGAGAGTGTTCTTAGATTGAAAGCATCATTATCTTCATCTAGCCAGGCTAACAATAGAAAGCTTTGA
- the LOC110668347 gene encoding uncharacterized protein LOC110668347: protein MATPPPSSLSLCTVLTESKHIINAHSRHFLALSVLFLLPPSFSFAVFPTLLNLIAPSSTLNSKILLSTSIFVDQGPSNHFTINALVFSLLFSLFVFVFAPLAVGSITYSVLHGFYGRPVKLLAAIKSAFTSFLPLLVTTIFAQIIVFAMFLISGFFLFLVFMAIQLLGFQVDISSPYFIGFSGVVSIVLLLVIVYLQLNWSLVGVLVVAESSWGLEPLKRSSYLIKGMRGVALALLLFFGFLVCILLIISSVSGVTLGIGTSNGWKSCAFVIQIVVTTTLLMLLLLYDVAANTVLYMYCKAVHGELALEIVEEFAREYISLPFDDEKVPHLVSVAYT, encoded by the coding sequence ATGGCAACGCCACCACCCTCTTCTCTAAGCCTCTGCACAGTCTTAACCGAATCAAAACACATCATCAACGCCCACTCCCGCCATTTCCTCGCTCTCTCTGTTCTCTTTCTCCTCCCTCCCTCCTTCTCTTTCGCTGTCTTTCCCACACTTCTGAACCTCATCGCTCCATCCTCCACTCTCAACTCCAAAATCCTCCTCTCGACTTCTATCTTCGTCGATCAAGGCCCGTCTAATCATTTCACTATTAATGCCCTTGTTTTCTCTCTCCTATTCTCGCTCTTTGTCTTTGTTTTCGCTCCCCTTGCTGTTGGTTCCATCACCTATAGCGTTCTCCATGGCTTCTATGGTAGACCTGTCAAGCTCCTAGCCGCTATCAAATCTGCTTTTACTTCTTTCCTTCCCCTGTTAGTCACTACCATTTTTGCTCAAATTATTGTGTTTGCGATGTttctcatttctgggtttttcctGTTTTTGGTATTTATGGCCATTCAGCTGTTGGGGTTTCAAGTCGACATCTCTTCTCCCTATTTTATTGGGTTCTCTGGGGTTGTTTCGATTGTTTTGTTATTGGTTATAGTGTATTTGCAACTTAATTGGTCTCTAGTAGGAGTCCTTGTGGTAGCGGAATCGAGTTGGGGGCTTGAGCCATTGAAGCGGAGTAGTTATCTCATAAAGGGAATGAGAGGAGTGGCTCTGGCTTTATTGTTGTTTTTTGGGTTTTTGGTGTGTATTTTGTTAATCATTAGCTCTGTATCAGGGGTGACACTGGGTATTGGCACTAGCAATGGATGGAAGAGTTGTGCATTTGTTATCCAAATTGTGGTAACTACAACACTGCTAATGCTGTTGCTCCTTTACGATGTTGCTGCAAATACTGTTCTGTATATGTATTGCAAGGCTGTACATGGGGAGCTTGCTTTggaaattgttgaggagtttgctAGAGAGTATATCAGCTTGCCCTTTGATGATGAAAAAGTCCCTCACCTTGTCTCCGTTGCTTATACTTGA